CCGGAAATCGGTGTGCGTTTGGCTCTTGGCGCGGAGCCGGCATCCATTTTGATGTTGATCATGAAAAGAGGACTTTCCCTGGCGGTGCTCGGAATTGTACTCGGCACTGGATGCGCAATCGCCCTCACGCGGGTACTGCAGTCTTTGCTGTTTGGAGTTACTTCAAAAGATCCGGTTACTTTTGCGG
The window above is part of the bacterium genome. Proteins encoded here:
- a CDS encoding FtsX-like permease family protein; this translates as PEIGVRLALGAEPASILMLIMKRGLSLAVLGIVLGTGCAIALTRVLQSLLFGVTSKDPVTFAVVICVLLSTVTLACFLPGRKAMKVDPLAALRNE